AATACAAATGGTCATAGGAAACATACTTGCATCATTTCCAATCAGAGAGAGGACTTCAAGTTCTCACCTTTAAAAATGATTGGCTAAGTGGTGATTGCTAAATATGCCTCTGTAAGTTCTAAGAAACAACCTTTTATATCtgatgagtttttattttcatgatgaaTTGTTGGTGTATTTTATCAAAAGCTTTGTCTGCACCTGTtgagatttcttcatttttttaatttttaactaaagtacagttgacatattagtttcaggtgaacagtatagtgattcaacaattacatgcattatgaaatgctcactaTGTGAAGTGTAGTTATTTAGTGTCAgaacaaaattattacaatattattgactatattccctatgctgtatttttcatccctgtggctcatttattttatagctcGAAGTTTATGCCTTTTAAGCTCTTTCATTTgcttcacccatccccaccctcttcccctctggcaaccactagtttgtgagatggtcattttttttaacttattctgttaatgtattggattatattgattgatttttaatactttaagctactctgttcttcctctcccctgcaaAATCCAGTATGGTCATGATGTATTGTCCTTTTTATATACTGCTGAATCTTATTTGTGAATGTTTTGTTTAGAGATTTACATCTAAGTTTATGTGAGACATTGTTCCGTGCCTTTCCCATTCTATAAATTCCTTTCCAGGCTTTGGTGTCAATATTTTCCTAGCCTGATAAaatattacttcctttttttattattattctcaagAAAGGCTTGTGtaattctggtgtgtgtgtgtgttttgtaagtGTTTGGAGGAAATTGCCAATGAAGCCTCCTCAACAgacacatgtatatattacaaGATGATTATCACTATGGGATTAGCTAACATTTCCATCCCATAACATAGCTGCCTTTTTTATATGATGAGACCATCTTAGATCTACTCTCTTTGCCACATTCAAGATGATACAGTATAGCTATggccaccatgctgtacattagatccccagaatgtATAATCTTAGAACTAACTATATATCTTTTAATCTTATACCTATAATCTTGACCAACACTTCACCATTTCTGCACCCCCAGACCTGACAGCCACCATTCTGCTCTCCATTTCTGTCAGTTTCCTCACACTTCAGTTGGGGGGTGATTTTTGATCACAGAGTCAATGCATTTAATGTATACATAAGGTGATACATATTTTCTACTTATCCTTCATCATTTTGGAAACTTGTATTTTTGGGGATTGTGTTCATTTCATCTACATTTTCTAATATGTTGGCATACAATCGATCATCATGTTCTATTATTGATTTAAAGTCTGTAGGATGTGATGCCCTCCTGAAAATGATAATGGGTGCCCCCCACTCTTGGCCATTTTGACTAGGATTTATAAATgtgattaatgttttaaaaaatgaacattttgggctttattgattcttctttattttttgttcgTCCTCATTAGTAGCTACTATTATCactataatttccttccttctaccttcATTTGGAATAATTTGCTTCTTTCCTCCTCTAAATTCTTGGTATGATAACTTGGATCATTGACTTtttaggcttttttcttttcctttcttcttcttttttaaaaattacatccaagttagttaacatatagtgtaaaaatgatttcaggaatagaatttagtgattcatcacttacatataacacccagtgctcatcacaacaagtgtcctccttaatgtcccttgcccatttagccccccacctcctcccctccagcaaccctcagtttgttccctgtatttaagagtctcttatggtttgtctccctccctgtttattattattatttttgcttcccttcctttatgttcatctgttttgtatcttaaaattccacatgagtgaaataatatatttgtctttctgactgacttaggtcgcttagcataataccctccagttccatccacatagttgcaaatggcaagatttcattctttttgatttcccagtaatactccattatatatatatatatatatatatatatatatatatatatatatacatatacatatatatatatacacacacacacacacacatatatatatacacacacacacaaacacacaccccacatcttctttatccattcatctaccaatggacgtttgggctctttacatactttggctattgttgatagtgctgctgtaaacattggggtgcatgtgtccctttgaaacagcatacctctGTCCCTTGGCTAAATACCTAactagtacaattgctgggtcgtaggttagttctatttttagttttttaaggaacctccatactgttttccagaggggctgcaccagtttgcattcccaccagcagcgccaaagagatcctctttctccgcatcctcgccaacatctcttgttgcctgagttgttaattttaggctttttcttttctaatatattcgTTCCTGGTTGTTAATTTTCCTGCGCCATAGGTCTGATGTGTAACATTTGCATTATCATTCAGCGTAAGCATTCTCCCATTTCCATTTTGGGTTTCTCATTTCACTCACGGATTATCGAGAAGTCTGTTGCTTTATTTCCAAAATGTAGGGGCTCTAGCTATCTTTGATGGCAGAATCCGGTCACTCCCAGAGGGTCCCAGGAGTTCTTACTGGTCTATGTTAGGAGTCCAGGCTGGCTGGGGCCATTAGGCGGCCTCTGTGGGCAGCTCCCGCGCCTCCTGGGGTCCCCGcggtcccctccctggagtgtgGGGTGTGGGTCCTTCCTGGGCTAGCGGATGGCCAGAGCAGCATACACGCTGGGCTCTGCTGGAGGCTCCCCGGCTTGGGAGGAATGGGGTGCACTCGTCTCCCGTCTGAGCGTCAAGCGGTTCAGCTGGGCGTAGGTCACATCTGGGGGGGCGTCAGATGCGGCAGCCTGCAGTgggcggagggagaggggaggtgtgtggttagcgtggggggagcctgggagcctggagaAGAGAGGACCCACCTGACTGTCCATCTGCCTGTCTTCCTCTGCTTGTTTGTCTTCTGTGTCCGGCAATCCCCCCCACAGGGGGGAAGGAGAAGTGGCCGGTCCCCGACTGAGTCTTGATCTTGAGTGGCTCACCTGGGCATACGTCGTTCCTTGGGGGTCTCCATCCTCCGCGTCCTGCTGGAGACAGACAGTGAGGGGGAGATTCGTCTCCTTGATTCCACTCGACAGCCTCGGTGAGTTTTCCACACTATTGCCAGAGTGATGCTTTCGAACTTTTAGGCAGCTTAGGTCAATCTCCTGGTGGACTCCTCAGGGACTTCCTGagccttggggcatctgggtgcttcCTACGGCTCTGAATCTGTTCCTGACACTGTTTCTTGCTCATTTGGCTCCAACCACATGGCCGTCACCCCCACCTTCCTGAAAACGCATGTTGCTGCCTAAGGACCTTTGCGCCTGctacccccacctcctgccttaTTTTCCCCAGCCACGCTTTGCACTCCAGGACACTGCCCACTTCCTCGCATATGGTCTGTCGCCCACAAGGTGAGCTCGCCGAGCGTGGGTCAGGTTTGCTCACTGTCGTGCCTGCAGCACTAGGTGGGGCCTGGTAAACGGTGGGCTCTCCGTGCACATTCGCCGGGCAAATGAACGAACGGGGCCTAGAGACCTGCGGGTGCTCACGCACCCTCTTGAGACCTGAGCGAGCACCCCAACAACCGGAAGTCCGACGGCGGGTGAGGACCAGTCACGGGGGGCATGTGGGAGGTCCCGCGAGGTCACGGCAAGAGGCCCCGGGGTGCCCAAGGAGGGAGAGGGCACCCGTGGGACACCGCCCGACCGGGTGGTGTGAGGACACAGGAGTGTCCGTTGGTTTACGTTTGGCACCAGGAGGGCCCTCGGGGTCTGCACGGGAGCAGGGGTCTCACCCGCTGGTCCAGCTCCACCCCCTCCTCGGGCTGTGCGTCTTGCACGGCGGCATCTGCTGGGGCGGAAAGGGGGGCGTGTCTCTTGGCAAGGTCCCCTGGGCTCACACCCCACCCCGCGGTCCAGGGACCCCAGTGGCGGGTGAGGGGCCGAGGCCACACGTGCAGGAACGCGGTCCTCACTCCCAGccaccagcccctcccagcccccaccccccggggcgCCCCCACTCCTCTCACAGAGGGTCTCCTCCTGGGTGGCGGCAGCTGGCCCGGAGCTGGGGAGGAGATGGGGTGTTAGGGGGCATAGACGGGCAGGCGGGTGGGGGCCCGGGGGTCTGCGGGCACGAGTTACCTGTCCTGCAGGCCTCTGTCCTGGGGCTCTGGGTCTGCGGCCCCTGCAGGAAGTTGGGAATCAGCCTCCCCCTGGGCTGGGAGGTTACGACCCCCGCCACATAATCCCAGAGGAAAGGAACCCTTCACACACATTGCCTGTGTTTCAACATCTCCCGAGACGGAAAAGAGGAAAACACCTTCAACTGGCACATGGGTGCCGACCTTACGTGTTTTCTTTCTAGCCTCTCTGACGTGAGACTCTGCAGAAGTGTCTTTCTACGCTGGCCTTTCCGACATCTGGTTTCCCTCTGGCTGGTGCCCTGAGCCACTCTCCATCCACCCACGGAAGAGCCACCACCCCCTGGGGCTGGTCACCCCCGTCCCTTCTCACCCGGCTTCCTGCCTTTGCCCTGACGCTGGCGACGGACGAGGAGGACGACGAGGAGGCAGAGCAGCAGGACGAAGGCCCCCGCGGCCCCGATGAGGACGTACAGGTACCGGTTGGGACCTTGGGCAGAGCCACACCGTGAAGGAGGCAGTGATGCCATTTAACTGggcgcctgctgtgtgccaggcacgtgctgggctctgggcatTCACCTCTGACCCTGTCAAGGGTCACGCAGCAGGGGActgccgccccgcccccgcccccccactccacagacaggaaagtgaggcacagggaggctgaTCACGTGTCCCAGGTGGCCCAGCGTGGAGGCGGCAGGGGTGGGACTGGAACCCGGGCTGTGGGTTCCCTGCACTCTCCTcatgctgcccccccccccagactgaCACCAGCTTGGGGCTCTGGGCTCCTTATCTGCAGGCGGGTCTGTCCCAGCGTCTTCATCTGGGGCCGAGGGTCCTTCCAGATTCCCCTCACTACCTGAAGGCCCCCAGCCATTGTCCTCCCGTCCCTCCCCCTCCAGGGTCATCCCACCGCTGCAGAGGGCCAGGTCCCCATAGAATCCCGACCCGGAGGGGCTTCCCCATgagccctcctctcccccccggAGGGGGCCAGAGCCACGGCCAGAACTGAGGGGAAATCTAATCTGGGCCACGACTCTCTCCTTTacacctggggaaactgaggcccaggcaggggaggggcgtgTCCAAGCCAGCGTCTCCAGAGGTGCCTGAACTGACGGTGTAACCAATCCCTGCTCCCATGGACCCACCTGCCTACTCCTGACAGAGACCTTCACTTGCCCGCAGAGGCTCCTGGGgtcgggggcaggggggcagagggggctgcctcttccccagctgggcccccaccctctccctctgccatgaccaccccagccctcctccccctggcCTCAGAGCCCCTGGAGCCTGGTGGCCGCCCTGGCATCTCTGAAACACAGGAAGGAAAGCCCTGGACAGAAGTCACCGTGACTCACCAGCTGTTGAGCTGGGATCTGTGGCTGGGGGGCCAGGCTCTCCAGAGGATCCTGGGGGAAAGGCAGTAGTAGAGGAGGGGGCTGGAGTTTCCCTTCAAGACCCTGTCTCTGCTTATAGTCTTCTCCCTCATGTGCCCTGCGGCCCCCAgggccctcctcctccacctggaGAATTGTGGTGACGGGGacaagggaaggggcagggagggaggggcgtgTTTCCCTTCTGTGCTCTGAGGGGCGGACCCCTCGGGTGACACTTCCCCTGAGCCCCTTCCATTATGTCTCAGCCCAGGGCTCTCTTGGGCACAGGGCCCTGAAGACAACATTGGGACAcagaggggacagggctggggccCCTCACCTGAGACCTGGAGCTCCAGGGGGTCACTGGGGTGTGACAacaggtggggggaggtgctATATGAGCCGTAGCACCTGTAGGTCCCCCCCTGGGCTGAGGTCACAGGACTCATGGAGAATTTGGCCTGGTAATGTCCAACTCGGTACTTTGATCTAAGACGCAGGGGAGGGTCGGCTGCCCCCTCCTTGGACAGAAGGAAAGTGTCCACAAAGCTCCAGGACTGACACAGCAGGGTCACATTCTCTCCTGAGGCCACCATGGGTCCCGGCTGCACCGAGAGGGAGGGTGTGGAGAGGAGCTGTCCTGGAGAGAGGAAGGCGGGTGAAGGGCTGTCCATCCTTGCTCTGAACTGAGTCTGTCTGTCCTCTgagtctctccccttccccatcccctgtctctctgtctctctccctccctggggaCCCCACACCCCCGATCCCAGCCACCACCACCTGGGACGCCCCCAGCAGGGCCTGTGCAGAGTCTGGGGCCCTGACTGAACCCGTGTCCCCTCACCTGTGACCAGGATGTCCAGGGGGTCACTGGGGGCCGACCACTCGGAGGAGAGGTTGTGTCCACCATAGCATGTGTACCGGCCCCCGTGGGAGCTGTTCACTGGGCCCAGGGGGAAGTCGGCCCCcgagagcccagcctggggctgcaGGCTAAGGTGCTGGGGAAGGTCACGTGCCCCCTCCTTGTACAGAGTGAATCTGTCATAGCCAACATCGGAGCGACACTGGAGGGTCAACCTCTGTCCAGGGGTCAAGAAAGGGCTCTGCTGGGTCaggagggaaggcttcctggacaCACTTGGGAGACAACCAGTCGTGGATTGAGGAGCAGATTCTCCCCAAACCTCTCTTCTCCTATCCTGGCCCCCAGGTCTCAGTGtctctcacattctgtctctctgacctgTGAGACCCCCatgtctcctccccccaccctctgatCTGGGGCTCCCCTGGGAGCAGAGCCTCCATAACCTGTCTGGTGGTCAAAACACGGATGGAACAAAAATCAGCTTCCCTCACCTGAGACCAGGAGCTCCAGGGCGTCACTGGGGTGTGACAACAGGTAGGGGAAGTTGCTATATGAGCCGTAGCACCTGTAGGTCCCCCCCTGGGCTGAGGTCACAGGACTCATGGAGAATTTGGCCTGGTAATGTCCAGCTCGGTACTTTGATCTAAGACGCAGGGGAGGGTCGGCTGCCCCCTCCTTGGACAGAAAGAAAGTGTTCACAGAGCTCCAGGACTGACACAGCAGGGTCACATTCTCTCCTGAGGCCACCGTGGGTCCTGGCTGCACTGAGAGGGAGGGTGTGTAGGAGAGCTGCCctagagagaggaaggcaggtgaGGTGCTGTCCATCCTTGCCCTGAActgagtctgtctgtctgtcctctgagtctctccccttccccatcccctgtctctctgtctccctccctccctggggaccCCACACCCCTGATCCCAGCCACCACCACCTGGGACACCCCCAGCAGGGCCTGTGCAGAGTCTGGGGCCCTGACTGAACCCGTGTCCCCTCACCTGTGACCAGGATGTCCAGGGGGTCACTGGGGGCCGACCACTCGGAGGAGAGGTTGTGTCCACCATAGCATGTGTACCGACCCCCGTGGGAGCTGCTCACTGGGCCCAGGGGGAAGTCGGCCCCcgagagcccagcctggggctgcaGACTAAGGTGCTGGGGAAGGTCATGTGCCGCCTCCTTGTACAGAGCGAATCTGTCATAGCCGACGTCAGAGCGACACTGGAGGGTCAGCCTCTGTCCAGGGGTCAAGAAAGGGCTCTGCTGGGTCAggagggagggcttcctggacaCACCTGGGAGACAACCAGTCGTGGATTGAGGAGCAGATTCTCCCCAAACCTCTCTTCTCCTGTCCTGACCCCCAGGTCTCAGTGtctctcacattctgtctctctgacctgTGAGACCCCCgtgtctcctccccccaccctctgatCTGGGGCTCCCCTGGGAGCAGAGCCTCCATAACCTGTCTGGTGGTCAAAACATGGATGCAACAAAAATCAGCTTCCCTCACCCGAGACCAGGAGCTCCAGGGGGTCACTGGAGAGTGACCACATGTGGGGGGTGTTGCTGAAATAGCCATAGCATCTGAAGGTCCACCTGAGCCTGGGGGTCACAGGGCCCACAGGAAACAGGGCCTGGAACTGTCCACTGGTGGGTTGCTGGGAGTCCAGGGTCCAGACGGGCCTGGGTTCTCCTTCCTTCATCAGGACGAACCTATGGAATTCCATCCATGAGGTGCACTGGAGGGTCACCTTCCCTCCTGAAGTCACCATGGGGTTGGGCAGGGCTGAGAGAGTGGGTTCGGCATGGAAAcctaggagaggaggaagggacacGTTAAATAGGACCCAGATCCCCCCACAGTATGCCCAGCGCTGGACTCTGAAAGGGAGACGCTCTGGGAGCAGACcccctccctgagggcagagcctggggcGGGGACCCTGAGGGGGCTCACACCTGTCACCACCAGCTCCAGGGGGTCACTGCCCTCTGAGGAGCCAGTGGAGCTTTGATAGGAACAGTGATATCGGCCTGCATACTGCTCTCTCACGTATGTGATGGAGAACTTGGCTTTGTTCCCAGGCTCCAGTGGCCTCTGTCTGTCCCAGGGCATTGAGTGTCCGTCTTTATCCAGATGGAACTCGTGGGCCTCCAGGATTCCCTGACACCAGATGGTCACAGCGCTACCCCAAGGGaccacagagcctggctcagcccagagggagggtttggggagggtccctggaaggaaacagaggctgggTCACAAGACCTTCCCCATCCCCAGTTCCCAGCTCAGCCCCAAACCCCAGACGTCCCCTCTCCATCCGCCCAGAACTGCTGTTCTCCATTCCCAGCTGCCTGGTGGGTGACCCCTGTCCTCAGTGAGGAGGTGGGATGGAACACCTGGGGACACACTCACCTGCCTGAGCTCGGGTCCTGGGTCCCACACTCAGCCCTGGAAAAGAGTTCCTGTGAGAGGGTTGCCCCAAATCCTGAGCAGAACCCCTCCTTCCCAGAGCTTCCTGTGTTTGGGGTCTCtaacagcccagggcctggctgtGACGCAGGTTCCTCCCAGACTAGGGCGTCCTCTCCCCTCCTGAGATCTCACCGAGGAGAAGcagggtcatgagggtgggggtCATGGTgtctcctgcctctgtccctgtTGTGCAGATGGAGGGACCTTGGTGCTTGGAGGACAGACAGAGCACAGGGTGTGGCCACTCGGAGGCTGGTCTGCCTGGTCATGGGGTTGTCACATCAGCAGCCAGGCAGGAAGGGGAACAGCCTGGCTGTCATTTCCCCAGGGCTGAGGCTGGAGAAGGCAGCAGGCTTTGCAGATATTTTGACCACATCCGAGGCCTCACCTGATCCATAAACTGTTGTCTTCCTGGCCTGTCTTCCTGGTCACCCCCTTGTGACCCAAGCTTCAACAcgtatttattaagtatttgcAATGTATCTGGCCCAGAAATACATCACTGGACAGGACTGATTCAAACTAGTTTGCAGAGCTCAGActaccaaaacaaaacccccagactaaaaaagaaacataatttaaaacGGAGTATCTGGTGTATTATTTTCCTGTTGTGTTGTTACCATAACCAGTCACTACAAGCTAGTGGGTAAAACTGTGAAGATTTACAATGGTACAGTTTTGGAGGGTTGAAGTCCGAAATGGACACCCCTGAGCTAAAATCTGGGGGTCCTCAGGCTGtgctccttatttttttaatgtatatttttgagagagagagagagagagagagagagagcacagaggaggggcagagaaagagggagacacagaatcggaagcaggctccaggctctgagctgtcagcacagaacccgacgcggggcctgaactcacgagctatgagtcatgacctgagccaaagtcggacgcccaatcgactgtgccacccaggcgccccagaccgtGTTCCTTCTAGAGGCCCCAGGAGTGAATCCATTCACATCTTCCCTGCCATCTTCAGGACATCACATCACTCCACCTGCTCTGGGGTCACTTCTTTGGCTCTGaccccctgcctccttctttcacTCATTAGGACCTTTATGATGACTCATGTCCAGACATTCTGTGTCTACTGGAGTCCAGGAGCACCCCAGAAGGTCTTTCACAAAGGAGACTAGTTCTCTACGGAAATGGCATAGTGTGGTTCCAAAATCTCTAATATCTATGCCCTCCTTCTTCCATATAGTTCTCTGCTGAAGGATGTTGACCTCATCTGCCACAGGTGCTCCAAACCCCACTGCATGTCTTCAGTCATGTAACTCAGGCCAGGGCCCACTGCAAGGGTTTCTCTTGTTTCTCACCACTCAAAGCCAACAGCCTCTCAAGACACTCAGTAAGTGGGTGGAGGTCGCAAGCCCAGGGAGCTGTATGTTGTCTCCACGTTCCCAAGTTGGCCCACTAGGGAGTGAATTTTTGTCTCATTAGCAGGAGGATGAGACAGAGCAATGAGTCTTCACCTTGGATGGGGTATCTCTCAACATGCCTCAGGCAGCTGTCCTCCTAGAGATTTCACCGAGGCAGCAGGAACCTGAGATTTGGGGAGATTTCTTTCCCAAACTCTTACAAAGCACCTAGAAGAGTTGCTACTCCCTGTTTCACAGATCCAATCAGCATGGTGCGTTCCTGTGTGATGTCTTGTGTAATGGAGGGGCACTCACGGTCCCCACAGCCTTGATAACACAGGGCTGGAGACATAACGTGGCCCCGAATGTGGACAGTGACAGCGTACAACTGGCCCTGACGGCTAACCACACACTGAACCTGATGGCTTTTACAGAAAGAGCCAAGAAAATAAACCCACCAATCAGGAGCTGCACAGCAGGTGCCAAGGGGATTGGTGGGTTTTTTCTATGGGTCTTCAGATGGAGTAGAAGTGGAAACTGGAATGACCTGACACACAAGAGCCTGCTTCCCCAAGGCCCGTCTATGCCTTCCGTGAAAACCAAGTAGGCAAGTTGAGTTGGGATGTCTGAGACACCTACCTCTGTATCTTTTTGAGTCCTCGATAGCAGTGCAACTCTGTGCAATCTCTTCAAGAGTGCAGAATTaccagggtccctgggtggctcaggtggttgagcgtctgatttcagctcaggtcatgatcacgcagttcatgagttcgagccccacgttgggctcactgctgtcagcctgtcagcacagagcccgcttcagatcctctgcccctccccccgcttgtgctttcccccaaaaaataaataaatattttttaaaaaagagtgcaGAATTACCTTCGTTCCACTATTTCGGTAGGGAGACGTGTTTCCAGAGCCTtccacatggcctttcctttgCCAAATCTCTTACTCCACGTGTCAGAAAACCACTGCCCGTTGTTGAGGATATCTGTGCTGCCTAAAGATTCcagaactaggggcgcctgggtggctcagtcggttaagcgtccgacttcggctcaggtcacgatctcacagtatgtgagttcaagccccgcgttgggctctgtgctgaccgctcagagcctggagcctgcttcagattctgtgtctccctctctctctgaccctcccccgttcatgctctgtctctctctgtctcaaaaataaataaacgtttaaaaaaaaaattaaaaaaaaaaaaaaagattccagaaCTAGAAAACTAACTACAAGGGTGGGTTCAGGGACCCACTAATCACACCTCCTCTTTATGCCTTTACTCTCACTGGCCCACTCAGACATCAGTAGTTTGGGGGTCTCCAGAAGTAATTGAATATTTATAACCAAATGGTAAGGTCAACAAtgcatttttaggaaaaaaaaaaatccgcagGAGACTAGAGGTTACTATTTTACCAGTAAAGAAGGCAATGGCATTGTTCTTAAGTGAGGGGAGACAAAATGCTCAGAAACTGAAAAGCCTGCACGTAGGGCATGGCGATACCGTCCGCTCTCAACTTCCAACACACGTTCCAAAACGTGAATGTGCATGAGGCGCGGGTCCTAACTTCCTCCTCTCTGGAGAAACAGATTCTCCTGGGAAGAGCTCTTCATCCCCATTTCT
The Panthera uncia isolate 11264 chromosome E2 unlocalized genomic scaffold, Puncia_PCG_1.0 HiC_scaffold_19, whole genome shotgun sequence genome window above contains:
- the LOC125915578 gene encoding LOW QUALITY PROTEIN: leukocyte immunoglobulin-like receptor subfamily A member 6 (The sequence of the model RefSeq protein was modified relative to this genomic sequence to represent the inferred CDS: inserted 2 bases in 2 codons) — encoded protein: MTRQTSLRVATPCXSVCPPSTKVPPSAQXGTEAGDTMTPTLMTLLLLGLSVGPRTRAQAGTLPKPSLWAEPGSVVPWGSAVTIWCQGILEAHEFHLDKDGHSMPWDRQRPLEPGNKAKFSITYVREQYAGRYHCSYQSSTGSSEGSDPLELVVTGFHAEPTLSALPNPMVTSGGKVTLQCTSWMEFHRFVLMKEGEPRPVWTLDSQQPTSGQFQALFPVGPVTPRLRWTFRCYGYFSNTPHMWSLSSDPLELLVSGVSRKPSLLTQQSPFLTPGQRLTLQCRSDVGYDRFALYKEAAHDLPQHLSLQPQAGLSGADFPLGPVSSSHGGRYTCYGGHNLSSEWSAPSDPLDILVTGQLSYTPSLSVQPGPTVASGENVTLLCQSWSSVNTFFLSKEGAADPPLRLRSKYRAGHYQAKFSMSPVTSAQGGTYRCYGSYSNFPYLLSHPSDALELLVSGSSGEPGPPATDPSSTAGPNRYLYVLIGAAGAFVLLLCLLVVLLVRRQRQGKGRKPGAADPEPQDRGLQDSSGPAAATQEETLSDAAVQDAQPEEGVELDQRQDAEDGDPQGTTYAQVSHSRSRLSRGPATSPSPLWGGLPDTEDKQAEEDRQMDSQVGPLFSRLPGSPHANHTPPLSLRPLQAAASDAPPDVTYAQLNRLTLRRETSAPHSSQAGEPPAEPSVYAALAIR